In a genomic window of Zingiber officinale cultivar Zhangliang chromosome 9B, Zo_v1.1, whole genome shotgun sequence:
- the LOC122022463 gene encoding salt tolerance receptor-like cytoplasmic kinase 1, translating to MFCGYRIPLWGCCRTADDWEFGPAHPRIGDSPGTPPEKEKGGGGIGDKVHRYRWRQIESLTGKFAPDAVVGEGGSSTVYLARLPDASLAAVKLHRPSERFHRAFRQELDVLLRLRHPHIVRLLGYCDDREEEGVLVLEYEPNGSLHEKLHGGGGTALPWARRMAVAHQVARALEYLHDGCDPTVIHGDVKAANVLLDGGMEAKLCDFGSARAGFSAAVAPPRSGRAMAVGSPGYIDPYYLRTGMVSKKSDVYSFGVLLLEIVTGEEAFDAQRELRLTAAMAAALRSPGERGAKVVDARLGEEYDAGEAAAALTVAAMCVGDNPGLRPSMTEVVKMLRETAAASVAPPVAVMPAKAKDGR from the exons ATGTTCTGCGGGTACAGAATACCGCTCTGGGGCTGCTGCCGGACTGCGGATGACTGGGAATTCGGCCCGGCCCATCCCCGCATCGGCGACAGCCCGGGAACTCCGCCggagaaggaaaaaggaggcGGTGGAATCGGGGACAAAGTCCATCGGTATCGGTGGCGGCAGATCGAATCGCTGACGGGGAAGTTCGCCCCCGACGCAGTGGTCGGCGAAGGCGGCTCCAGCACCGTGTACCTTGCCCGCCTCCCGGACGCTTCGCTCGCGGCCGTCAAGCTCCACCGACCGAGCGAGCGCTTCCACCGAGCCTTCCGCCAGGAGCTCGACGTCCTCCTCCGGCTACGCCACCCTCACATCGTACGCCTCCTCGGATACTGCGACGACCGTG AGGAAGAAGGTGTCTTGGTGTTGGAGTACGAACCGAATGGCTCCCTCCACGAGAAACTCCACGGAGGAGGCGGGACGGCGCTGCCGTGGGCGAGGCGCATGGCTGTGGCGCACCAAGTGGCGAGAGCGCTGGAGTACCTGCACGACGGGTGTGACCCCACGGTGATACACGGCGACGTGAAGGCCGCGAACGTGCTCCTCGACGGCGGGATGGAGGCGAAGCTTTGCGACTTCGGGTCGGCGCGGGCGGGGTTCTCAGCGGCGGTGGCGCCGCCGCGGTCCGGACGGGCGATGGCGGTGGGGTCGCCCGGGTACATCGACCCATACTACTTGCGGACGGGGATGGTCTCGAAGAAGAGCGATGTGTACAGCTTCGGGGTGCTGCTCCTGGAGATAGTAACTGGGGAGGAGGCATTCGATGCCCAGCGGGAGCTGCGACTGACGGCCGCGATGGCGGCGGCACTGCGATCGCCAGGGGAGCGGGGGGCGAAGGTGGTGGACGCGAGGCTGGGAGAGGAGTACGACGCCGGGGAGGCCGCGGCCGCCCTGACAGTCGCCGCAATGTGCGTCGGAGACAACCCCGGGCTCCGCCCGTCGATGACGGAGGTAGTGAAGATGCTGCGAGAGACGGCCGCGGCTTCCGTCGCGCCGCCAGTCGCAGTGATGCCGGCGAAGGCCAAAGATGGCAGATGA